aacaacaacaacaacaaaaaaaaaccccaaccccagaGTCCCCAAAATGCAATACAGAGTTACTTGGTAGCCTGACCCGAATCTCAGTGGTTTAGGCTCAATTTAACAGCCACGAGTCACGCCCTGGTGAGGGATGAATCCAGGAGAGTTCCTTGAGAGGAGGTTTTTCCTAAATAACTTGGCAAGACAATTTGCTGTTCCTGACTTTCATGACGTATTTCTGGTTTGGAAGCCCTTTCTTTGATAAAAAAGCCTCAATTCCCACTCTCAAATCTGAGTTCCTTGGGTAAGGCAGTGTTGGACTATTGGCTTGATCCAGATCAAGACCACAAGGTCTGCTCCTGTTTATCCCGGGACAGATGGGGATTTTAGGGAGAGCAGTTCATTAGGCAGTGAAGTCCAATCTCTCTACAGCAAGGATAATTTACAGGCTGAGTTAGAGCATtgaaaattcttatttctttggGTTAATGGAGCAGAATGTGCCAATAATCCAGCAAATGAGCTCCAAAACACTGTTAGAAAACTCGATTTAAATCAATAGGTATTTGCTTCATTTAGCTTGCATCAAATTAAAGAGGAGAAGCCTTTGGTCTGAAGTCAGCTTATCAAGTCTTGGCTGTATTGCTTTCCACACATTCAGGTCTAAAAGCTTTTTGTTACGTACCTACCACCCAAAAAAGAATTATTCCTAGAGACATGCATTTGCAACAGAACATTCAGTTTAGCACCAAGACACTTCCACACCTCACCAAGGCTTTGGCAAAGGCTGCACCATCTCCAAACCAATGGCAGGAAAGCCCCTCACCCCACGGGATGCCTTTGGTGACACGCTGGAAATAAAAGAGTAATTAAAGCCCCAGCAAGGGGCTGCTGCTCAGGCCAAGCAACGAGAGTGAAGGTCTGGGTGAGATGGCTGCTGGCGTGGATTcctttgtggtttttattttgtgagtGGTGGGGAGATGTGCAGTGCTGAGATCTGAGCCTGCCCTTCCTCTGAGCAAGgggggagcctgttccagtgggGCAGTATTTGTGAGCCTCTGCTAATGAGGGGAGACCACTCACAACCTCAGAGATGGGGGGACCACCTCCCCCTCCAGGtgggggatgcaggaggagtGGCAAAAGCCAGGTTTGTCCCATGAAATTCTCTCCTGCTTCACTGAGCAGTGGGAGGAAAAATACCGTGGGGACCAGCGAGTTCCTGCAGTACCTCCCTGCAGAAGCACTGctaggaaaatactgaaaaaacaagGTTTAAGCCCATGGATACAGGGATGGGTCTGCTGGAGTCTTGGCAGTCtgttcaggaaagaaaaaacccataaataaGTGGAAgctttgcctttccctgctccttcctaaGTACACATGGGTATGGCACTAAGCAGTCTcttctaaaaaagaaacactgggAGCTCATTTtgtttgggaagggaaaaaaccaaacccaaaccagctgCTTGTGCCTGTAAATACAGTgatgcagggagctgctgacaCTTCCAGCTGGAGccacaaagcagaaaagggGCAACTCGGGGGAGGAAACACAAAAATCATCACTGGTGACTGAACTAAAATCCAAATGCAGAGTCTGGGCAGGAGGCAGAAGCTTTGTAAGCCACAGACAGGGAGGTTGAGTTTAGGGACAAGTGTGTCTTAGACCACAGAGGACATGGGAGACACTTCAAGGACCAACAACCTGAAGCAGATGTTCCCAGATGTTTCCATCCCCAGCCAAAGCCTGTGTCCTCACCTGGtgtccctcctccctgctccttcagactgcaaaaaaaagaaatccaaaacctgcagcagcctctggctTTTTTGGTCCCTCCAGTTAGGAGGAGGAAGTCGTGAGACCCAAATGAAGGCTACATTATAGCCTGTATTCCAATTAACAGAATACTTTCCTTGTCTatgcaaagaaaacaatcataaaataatttaaaaaaaccctaaccaaCCACCAAAACTTCATTTTGAAGAAAGCAACAGCACCTGCAACTTCACAGCTACAGGCACAATGCAAACTTAGCTTATTTCAAAGACCTTGTCCATGTGCCCATGGCCCTGGAGAGGTGACAGCATGGGACAAAGCACAGGAATGGTTTCAAGCAGGGATTATGCACTGTGAAGAGAGCACAGCACAGAAGGGACAGACACTTTGTTCCTGAAAGGGACACCAATGACAGCACATCTGTCCCTATGCAGGATCTCTGGAGAAAATTTAAACTAGACCTGGAAAATGTAAAAGCTCCTGCTTTCctttgggggaaaaacaaacttaaaactacaaaaaaatgttactgcaaAGCTCCCCTTTTAGCTCACTTGCCTCCTGTCCTCACCCTGGAAATAACCAGCATCCTTCCACCCAGCCTCCCCAAACTGAAACCGAGATGGGAGACATTCAAAATGAGCCTGAACCAGGACGTTTCAcccagcagaggaaggaaacaaacaaaaaaaccccaaccccattTCTCTCCAAACCTTCCCTCCAAGGCTTGTTCCCCCCAGCTCCAATCCTGCAGAAACCCCCCAAACCTGCCTCGCTGGCAACAggtccctgctcagctctgactCTAGCAGCACGGTGAGCGCACGccgggggctgctgctggaaaacatgAAGTGCCTCAGCGTTAACGTCCAAATCCCAGAGGTGGCTCCAAACCCCACCAGAGCAGCTATTTGGCTTCGGTGACATTCATGGCAGCACTCTGGCAGCCAACAGGCAGCACGTGGCCCAGGGGGGTTCTGCCTTTCAGGGGCTCCCCGCAGCGCTCTGGGCTTCTCCCGGTGTCGGTGGTGCCATTGGGATGCTGAGGCATCCCCTGGGCAATGCCAACGGGTTTGCACTTGGTGTGTTtctctggggagcaggagaagctgaagcTTGGGGGCAGCTGGGGCTCGGTTTCTCCCAGGGGTAAGGAGTGGGGAAGGTTTTTGGCCGTGATGTCTCCGTGGTACCTGTAGGAACCGGCCGCCTCCCGGGCTCGCCTGCAGTCAGGCTGCAGAGGTAAATTGGAGGGCCGGAGTGGGtgcctgctcagctccagctcgTGAGGCCTCCTCTCTGGAATTTCTCCAGCAACGCTCTGGGAAAGAGACAGGAAAGGGGACAGTGTTCCCACTGGCTCCAATGGCTCCCAGGCACTCTCCATCATGGAAGTTGGAGTGAAACCCCAGTGCTTCATCCCCCCTGCAGCCGTGCCGGAGTcgtgctggaggtgctggaagcCCGGCCAGCTCAACCCCCCGTCAGGAGCCAccagctcaccctcctccttgctcctgctcctcctcgCTCCGCCCGAGTCCTTTTTGCCACCTTCCCGTTTGGACCAGAGCCGGCAGGGCTGAGGGCCACTCCTGGCCACCTGGGAGTCACCGAGCTCAAACTCCAGGCTCTCTGTGTCAAGCGAACGGCTCCTGCGGTCAACAGAGAGTGGTGCTGGCATGGAGGGGCTCAGCCCGTGGAGCCGCAGGTGCCGGGGCAGGCTGGCAACCCCCCAGTTGCAGCTCTGGAAGGAGCCCGGGGAGTACCCCGGGGACATTCTCTCGTCACATTCAGCCAAGGACTCTTTCTGTCCGTAACCGTCGTCAAAGGCCTCGGCGATGTCCTCCCCGGCATTCATCTCGGGGTGCTGCTCACactccccttctccttcctgctccaCGTCGACGACGTCGAAGGTGACCAtggtggggagagcagggaggttCTGGGTGAAGGAAGAGCCAGAGGCAGAGCTCCCCAGGCTTTCcgagaggctggagaagagggtCCCGCTGCTGGCAAACTCCACCAGCGCCTGCGAGAAGTTCACGGCGTGCTCGGGCTCACATTCACTGCCCCCCAGGGGGTCGCCAGGGGGGGTCTCTGCTCCCCCACCATGCTCAGGCTCCAGGAGTCTGTAGCCAGGGAACACCCCTGCTTTGGCTGGGGCTATGCTGCTGTGGATGGAGCCCCCAAACAACCCACAATCCGGGTCCGAATCGAAGCCCGAGTTGTTCTTTGTGAGCTGGATAAGGCAACTTCCTTGGGCTTTTTGGCTGTTGTAACAGTTCTCCGGACAAAGAGTCCCCGGAAAATCCCTCCACTCTGGATTTTCAGCTCTAGCCACTGAAACCCCACTATTCACACCCCTGTTTGGGGCGTGCGAGGCCATCTGCTCGCTACCAAGGCCACTCTGACTCTTGCCCATGGAGCTGGCTGCTCTGGTTTTACATTCAACACACTGCTTCTCCCGAGGACACTTCTCCTTGCTGGGAAGATCCAGTCGTTTCAAGGCCGgttccctctgcagctcccagtaCAGCAGCTCCTTCTGAATGGCCGCAAGTCGCTCTTCTTCTGTCTCCATCACCCCTCTTTTCTGATCCAGGATCTGGTTCAGGCTCTTCtcagcagggaggcagaagTCCATGAAGTAGCTGAAGATCCCTGGACGTGAGATTTTGCCCTCAAAGAGGGATTCGTCCCCGTGCGAGGGACTCACCAACGTGTCAAACTCATAAAGTGCATCCCCACTGTAACTGTCTCTGGGAAgtctttcttt
The Heliangelus exortis chromosome 14, bHelExo1.hap1, whole genome shotgun sequence DNA segment above includes these coding regions:
- the AMER1 gene encoding APC membrane recruitment protein 1 isoform X1, which encodes METGCVEEPARTGSQSVLCGQQEGSSQQREEKEDGLPEGGNASLLPAELQQPQPPPGKLKKTAFKLFGGKRSICTLPSFFGGRSKGQGKAASKKGLSKCKTHDGLSGAACEAGDGAQLESPLEGSRDSHPCPLPSSQSAHVAIDSSAKFDGGQQDSSPPGSIEGCEKKPSGEKSSFPRPKKGLKGFFNSIRRHRKSKVTECEKTELHEWPGDSEESSKAPGVGVESQGAVEGRGLGPVPLACSGSSEDDHLHGTATNSGEAAEPSCLAADEGSTEGDVVVPGKKDVLDTKSEADAAVCAEFDHGSLLLAFHPDLMDNDPTCLHSGDLLSLILGDATSLKSFDSLTGCGDDIAEPDITESTISVERSRDAAKRSSCLVTYQGGGEEMAIPEEAEEYLHQMWNSSVAGDRSYEAQVSSSSLETHASHEAEAHPYMDGVDLLTPQSDHQESAPNSDEGYYDSTTPGPEDEAGDGLSEMKKERLPRDSYSGDALYEFDTLVSPSHGDESLFEGKISRPGIFSYFMDFCLPAEKSLNQILDQKRGVMETEEERLAAIQKELLYWELQREPALKRLDLPSKEKCPREKQCVECKTRAASSMGKSQSGLGSEQMASHAPNRGVNSGVSVARAENPEWRDFPGTLCPENCYNSQKAQGSCLIQLTKNNSGFDSDPDCGLFGGSIHSSIAPAKAGVFPGYRLLEPEHGGGAETPPGDPLGGSECEPEHAVNFSQALVEFASSGTLFSSLSESLGSSASGSSFTQNLPALPTMVTFDVVDVEQEGEGECEQHPEMNAGEDIAEAFDDGYGQKESLAECDERMSPGYSPGSFQSCNWGVASLPRHLRLHGLSPSMPAPLSVDRRSRSLDTESLEFELGDSQVARSGPQPCRLWSKREGGKKDSGGARRSRSKEEGELVAPDGGLSWPGFQHLQHDSGTAAGGMKHWGFTPTSMMESAWEPLEPVGTLSPFLSLSQSVAGEIPERRPHELELSRHPLRPSNLPLQPDCRRAREAAGSYRYHGDITAKNLPHSLPLGETEPQLPPSFSFSCSPEKHTKCKPVGIAQGMPQHPNGTTDTGRSPERCGEPLKGRTPLGHVLPVGCQSAAMNVTEAK
- the AMER1 gene encoding APC membrane recruitment protein 1 isoform X2 is translated as METGCVEEPARTGSQSVLCGQQEGSSQQREEKEDGLPEGGNASLLPAELQQPQPPPGKLKKTAFKLFGGKRSICTLPSFFGGRSKGQGKAASKKGLSKCKTHDGLSGAACEAGDGAQLESPLEGSRDSHPCPLPSSQSAHVAIDSSAKFDGGQQDSSPPGSIEGCEKKPSGEKSSFPRPKKGLKGFFNSIRRHRKSKVTECEKTELHEWPGDSEESSKAPGVGVESQGAVEGRGLGPVPLACSGSSEDDHLHGTATNSGEAAEPSCLAADEGSTEGDVVVPGKKDVLDTKSEADAAVCAEFDHGSLLLAFHPDLMDNDPTCLHSGDLLSLILGDATSLKSFDSLTGCGDDIAEPDITESTISVERSRDAAKRSSCLVTYQGGGEEMAIPEEAEEYLHQMWNSSVAGDRSYEAQVSSSSLETHASHEAEAHPYMDGVDLLTPQSDHQESAPNSDEGYYDSTTPGPEDEAGDGLSEMKKERLPRDSYSGDALYEFDTLVSPSHGDESLFEGKISRPGIFSYFMDFCLPAEKSLNQILDQKRGVMETEEERLAAIQKELLYWELQREPALKRLDLPSKEKCPREKQCVECKTRAASSMGKSQSGLGSEQMASHAPNRGVNSGVSVARAENPEWRDFPGTLCPENCYNSQKAQGSCLIQLTKNNSGFDSDPDCGLFGGSIHSSIAPAKAGVFPGYRLLEPEHGGGAETPPGDPLGGSECEPEHAVNFSQALVEFASSGTLFSSLSESLGSSASGSSFTQNLPALPTMVTFDVVDVEQEGEGECEQHPEMNAGEDIAEAFDDGYGQKESLAECDERMSPGYSPGSFQSCNWGVASLPRHLRLHGLSPSMPAPLSVDRRSRSLDTESLEFELGDSQVARSGPQPCRLWSKREGGKKDSGGARRSRSKEEGELVAPDGGLSWPGFQHLQHDSGTAAGGMKHWGFTPTSMMESAWEPLEPVGTLSPFLSLSQSVAGEIPERRPHELELSRHPLRPSNLPLQPDCRRAREAAGSYSAPWDKSSAFALASSASCLGIAPEIILK